One segment of Gordonia terrae DNA contains the following:
- a CDS encoding HdeD family acid-resistance protein, producing the protein MTFATVYTKHFPDELVGAVRTALIITSIVGIVIGVIAILWPGPTIVVLAVLFAISLIIAGIFRIYQAFAASFLGTGVRVMLGIVGAIVLLAGVIALFSPGDAVWLLAVFIGIGWIFQGVADLYAAITRSGHAPTWFSIVSGIIAIIAGIVMMVLPAFSLEVLAWVGGIMLVALSIATLLTLPKKVEQPVAGEPTV; encoded by the coding sequence ATGACTTTCGCCACGGTCTACACCAAACACTTCCCCGACGAACTGGTCGGTGCCGTGCGCACGGCACTCATCATCACGTCGATCGTCGGCATCGTGATCGGGGTCATCGCGATCCTGTGGCCCGGACCGACCATCGTCGTTCTCGCTGTCCTGTTCGCGATCTCGTTGATCATCGCCGGCATCTTCCGTATCTACCAGGCGTTCGCGGCGTCGTTCCTCGGCACCGGGGTCCGGGTGATGCTGGGCATCGTGGGCGCAATCGTGCTGCTCGCCGGGGTGATCGCGCTGTTCAGCCCGGGCGACGCGGTCTGGCTGCTCGCGGTGTTCATCGGCATCGGCTGGATCTTCCAGGGCGTCGCCGACCTGTACGCGGCGATCACCAGATCCGGTCACGCCCCCACCTGGTTCTCGATCGTCTCGGGCATCATCGCGATCATCGCGGGCATCGTGATGATGGTGCTGCCCGCCTTCTCGCTCGAGGTGCTCGCCTGGGTCGGCGGCATCATGCTCGTCGCACTGTCGATCGCCACACTGCTCACGCTGCCGAAGAAGGTCGAGCAGCCGGTCGCCGGCGAGCCGACGGTCTGA
- a CDS encoding acyl-CoA thioesterase domain-containing protein, protein MTNIAFFEPISADGRPDEGIRYRPTTFAASLWAPGTLNGPAVCGLAARAVEAEFGRHESGGDEFVPARCTIDLFKAARDIVTSTRVRVVRSGGRIRVLDVDVVQHPDDADEVVVARATTVFLRTSTNPPGRRWHRPADAVTFHPPEIASDDDLSPRFASDAADDTVGEWERDMANHQNGHRKRMWSRAAPIVAGEKLTPFQRAVISAESASLVSNWGTTGIGFINCDLTVALSRLPSGERIGVEADVHIEDDGVSVSNAGLFDAHGMFGTALVTAVNNAAAQIDFTTVDTSERYREA, encoded by the coding sequence ATGACCAACATCGCGTTCTTCGAGCCGATCAGCGCAGACGGCCGGCCCGACGAGGGAATCCGGTACCGGCCGACCACCTTCGCCGCCAGCCTGTGGGCACCCGGGACCCTGAACGGCCCCGCGGTGTGCGGCCTCGCCGCGCGAGCAGTCGAGGCCGAGTTCGGCCGTCACGAGTCAGGCGGGGACGAGTTCGTACCGGCCCGATGCACGATCGATCTGTTCAAGGCCGCGCGGGACATCGTGACGTCGACGCGAGTCCGCGTCGTCCGATCCGGCGGCCGCATCCGAGTCCTCGACGTCGATGTGGTGCAGCATCCCGACGACGCCGACGAGGTGGTCGTCGCCCGCGCCACGACGGTGTTCCTGCGCACCTCGACCAATCCCCCCGGCCGGCGGTGGCATCGCCCCGCGGACGCGGTCACCTTCCATCCGCCGGAGATCGCCTCCGACGACGATCTGTCGCCCCGGTTCGCCTCCGACGCCGCGGACGACACCGTCGGCGAGTGGGAGCGGGACATGGCGAATCACCAGAACGGCCATCGCAAACGGATGTGGTCTCGCGCCGCACCCATCGTGGCGGGTGAGAAACTCACCCCGTTCCAGCGTGCGGTCATCAGCGCCGAGTCCGCGAGCCTCGTGTCGAACTGGGGCACCACCGGCATCGGCTTCATCAACTGCGACCTCACCGTTGCCCTGAGCCGGCTGCCGTCGGGTGAGCGGATCGGCGTCGAGGCCGACGTCCACATCGAGGACGACGGCGTCTCGGTCAGCAACGCGGGCCTCTTCGACGCGCATGGGATGTTCGGGACCGCGCTGGTGACCGCGGTGAACAACGCCGCGGCGCAGATCGACTTCACCACCGTGGACACCTCGGAGCGCTATCGGGAAGCCTGA
- a CDS encoding DUF4185 domain-containing protein codes for MTRRLSRLFLGLVVSVLAVALTTTLAASPAHAARYANGPATIVNRLTGPFAMNDTIGRFNIVGTDLGVMWDNGRGEILTAFGDTQSFNGWSLLYGELFYWRSNVLLRSTDRHLNDGMTFTSHAGRPGHAKRLLKPNVRREVTIIPTAGVAANGKQYMTVMSVKRWDSPGIWTTNWAGLVSSSDNGENWRAVNAFRPNGGGNKKFQMGAFLKVGKTVYYYGTPDGRWGGVYLARVDEKDIENLGKWQYFSYGRWVPGNPDAATPVMGAPTGELSVQWNDYLGKYISLASQDVGVTLRTADNPWGPWTSGEIVAPSVDPYTGYAPYIHPWSKGSTLYFTYSISIGYQVYLMRLPLRRG; via the coding sequence ATGACACGGCGCCTCTCACGGCTTTTCCTGGGTCTTGTCGTCTCTGTACTGGCTGTTGCCTTGACGACCACCCTGGCCGCCTCACCCGCTCACGCCGCCCGCTACGCCAACGGCCCGGCGACCATCGTCAACCGGCTGACCGGCCCGTTCGCCATGAACGACACGATCGGACGGTTCAACATCGTCGGCACCGATCTCGGTGTCATGTGGGACAACGGACGGGGCGAGATCCTCACGGCCTTCGGCGACACCCAGTCGTTCAACGGATGGTCCCTGCTGTACGGCGAGCTCTTCTACTGGCGGTCGAACGTCCTGCTCCGGAGCACCGACCGGCATCTCAACGACGGCATGACATTCACCTCACACGCGGGCCGCCCCGGACATGCCAAGCGGTTGCTGAAGCCGAACGTCCGGCGCGAGGTCACCATCATCCCGACCGCCGGCGTGGCCGCCAACGGCAAGCAGTACATGACCGTGATGTCGGTGAAACGCTGGGACTCGCCGGGCATCTGGACCACCAACTGGGCCGGCCTCGTCTCCTCCTCGGACAACGGCGAGAACTGGCGAGCGGTGAACGCCTTCCGCCCCAACGGCGGCGGCAACAAGAAGTTCCAGATGGGCGCCTTCCTCAAGGTCGGCAAGACCGTCTACTACTACGGCACCCCCGACGGACGCTGGGGCGGCGTCTATCTCGCGCGCGTGGACGAGAAGGACATCGAGAATCTCGGCAAGTGGCAGTACTTCTCCTACGGCCGGTGGGTTCCGGGCAACCCCGATGCCGCCACCCCGGTGATGGGCGCGCCGACCGGTGAACTGTCGGTGCAGTGGAACGACTACCTCGGCAAGTACATCTCATTGGCCAGCCAGGACGTCGGCGTCACTCTGCGGACCGCCGACAACCCCTGGGGCCCATGGACTTCCGGCGAGATCGTCGCACCCTCGGTGGACCCGTACACGGGGTACGCGCCCTACATCCATCCGTGGTCGAAGGGCAGCACGCTCTACTTCACCTACTCGATCTCGATCGGGTACCAGGTCTATCTGATGCGGCTCCCGCTGCGCCGCGGTTGA
- a CDS encoding DUF305 domain-containing protein, with translation MHAHNTSRRRIRAVAAIGLTAAGLIAIAGCSPDESPSDTPSASTSVSESATASASASAAHNEADVEFTSTMIGHHRQAVAMAELVEGRTDNAELIALASTIEKAQDAEIEQMEDRLESWGVGKDDPDDSHENMGHGGHSAMPGMLSPDQMTALRDARGTEFDRLWLEGMIRHHEGAIAMADAVLADGVDPATKALAQEVKRTQQAEIDQMKGMLGQS, from the coding sequence ATGCACGCACACAACACCTCTCGACGCCGAATCCGCGCGGTAGCAGCAATCGGCCTGACCGCGGCGGGACTCATCGCGATCGCCGGTTGTTCGCCCGACGAATCGCCGAGTGACACTCCGTCCGCGTCCACCTCGGTGTCGGAGTCGGCCACGGCGTCCGCGTCGGCGTCGGCTGCCCACAACGAGGCCGACGTCGAATTCACCTCCACGATGATCGGACATCACCGGCAGGCCGTCGCGATGGCCGAACTCGTCGAGGGCCGTACCGACAATGCGGAGCTGATCGCCCTCGCATCGACGATCGAGAAGGCGCAGGATGCCGAGATCGAGCAGATGGAGGACCGGCTCGAGAGTTGGGGCGTCGGTAAAGACGATCCCGACGACAGCCACGAGAACATGGGGCATGGCGGTCACTCCGCGATGCCCGGCATGCTCAGCCCGGACCAGATGACCGCCCTGCGGGACGCGCGCGGCACGGAGTTCGACCGGTTGTGGCTCGAGGGCATGATCCGACACCACGAGGGCGCCATCGCGATGGCCGATGCGGTACTCGCCGACGGCGTCGACCCGGCGACGAAAGCTCTTGCCCAGGAGGTCAAGAGGACTCAGCAGGCCGAGATCGATCAGATGAAGGGCATGCTCGGCCAGAGCTGA
- a CDS encoding phosphatase PAP2 family protein, translating into MSVDESVGVPQPGRSSKRDERESAETTTATSDSSVDTERDDVDGDDTGPAGVSPVLDDLAAAAEMEADPESRRDLTMVRRIAIGAWIVLMAVHVALYGLAFDRTRLIVLMCLGLAAACIGRRKFITILIDWAPFALILILYDWTRDVARIVDMPTHWHLAIDFDAWLTGGVNPTAWLQEHLKQASPPWWEVIVSVVYMSYFIIPYAVAAVLWLKDRAAWRRYAACFVATTFLALVGYTLVPGAPPWAAARCTAAEVQDFPRDPICMYSPEAKEPGGLLGPLDNEYPDANPYVERISARGWGFLNIHAASNLVEVGQGKSNLVAAIPSLHAGLTMLLALFMWPRVKALGKTLFMGYALAMAFALVYTAEHYIFDIVLGWALAAAVVATYQIIDRKILIPRQRRRAAEEAAESGDDPVPDDARASTSAS; encoded by the coding sequence GTGAGTGTCGACGAGTCGGTGGGCGTCCCGCAGCCGGGCAGATCTTCCAAGCGCGATGAGCGCGAGAGTGCCGAGACGACCACCGCCACATCGGATTCCTCGGTGGACACCGAACGCGACGACGTCGACGGCGACGACACCGGCCCGGCGGGAGTGTCCCCGGTCCTCGACGATCTGGCCGCCGCGGCCGAGATGGAGGCCGACCCGGAGAGCCGTCGTGATCTGACGATGGTCCGACGCATCGCGATCGGCGCCTGGATCGTGCTGATGGCGGTGCACGTCGCGCTCTACGGCCTGGCCTTCGACCGCACGCGCCTGATCGTCCTGATGTGCCTGGGACTCGCGGCCGCCTGCATCGGCCGGCGCAAGTTCATCACGATCCTCATCGACTGGGCGCCGTTCGCGCTGATCCTGATCCTCTACGACTGGACGCGCGACGTCGCGCGCATCGTCGACATGCCCACCCACTGGCATCTGGCGATCGACTTCGACGCCTGGCTGACCGGTGGGGTCAATCCCACCGCGTGGCTGCAGGAGCACCTCAAGCAGGCGAGCCCGCCCTGGTGGGAGGTCATCGTCAGCGTCGTCTACATGTCGTACTTCATCATTCCGTACGCCGTCGCGGCGGTGTTGTGGCTGAAGGATCGGGCCGCGTGGCGTCGCTACGCGGCATGCTTCGTGGCGACGACGTTCCTCGCCCTCGTCGGGTACACGCTCGTCCCGGGCGCGCCGCCGTGGGCCGCCGCGCGTTGCACCGCCGCCGAGGTCCAGGACTTCCCACGCGACCCCATCTGCATGTACTCGCCCGAGGCGAAGGAACCGGGCGGGCTGCTCGGCCCGCTCGACAACGAGTACCCCGACGCCAATCCGTACGTCGAACGGATCTCCGCGCGCGGTTGGGGCTTCCTCAACATCCACGCGGCGTCGAACCTGGTCGAGGTCGGGCAGGGCAAGTCCAACCTGGTGGCCGCGATCCCGTCGCTGCATGCCGGTCTGACGATGCTCCTCGCGCTCTTCATGTGGCCACGCGTGAAGGCATTGGGCAAAACACTGTTCATGGGCTATGCGCTCGCGATGGCGTTCGCCCTGGTGTACACGGCCGAGCACTACATCTTCGACATCGTGCTCGGGTGGGCGCTGGCCGCGGCGGTGGTGGCGACCTATCAGATCATCGACCGCAAGATACTGATCCCACGTCAACGCCGGCGAGCCGCCGAGGAGGCGGCCGAATCGGGGGACGACCCCGTTCCCGATGACGCCAGGGCGTCGACGTCGGCATCGTGA